From the Euphorbia lathyris chromosome 6, ddEupLath1.1, whole genome shotgun sequence genome, one window contains:
- the LOC136233896 gene encoding probable F-box protein At4g22030 — protein sequence MEKVLALDEAFPLPLLGKMINKFPSRFEAPIWWTKSEMKREGNGNGNGNGWNEELESEMREIARVIKGKDSEDYMKLGNIALKINKVLAVSGPLLTGIAAAGSVFAGNRSWGGIVAATAGALACTVNTLEHGGQVGMVVEMYRNCVGFFELMEETIESTLDESDVEGRKNGEMFEMNLSLQLGRSFSELRDIGRKSNGSDVDEFASKLF from the coding sequence ATGGAGAAAGTTTTAGCTTTGGATGAAGCTTTTCCACTTCCTTTATTAGGGAAAATGATTAACAAATTCCCTTCGAGATTCGAAGCTCCGATTTGGTGGACCAAATCGGAGATGAAAAGAGAAGGAAACGGTAATGGTAATGGTAATGGATGGAATGAGGAATTAGAGTCGGAGATGAGAGAAATTGCTCGAGTTATAAAAGGGAAAGATAGTGAAGATTATATGAAATTGGGGAATATCGCGTTGAAAATTAATAAGGTTTTGGCGGTTTCGGGACCGTTGTTGACTGGCATTGCGGCGGCGGGATCTGTGTTTGCGGGGAATAGGAGTTGGGGAGGGATAGTGGCGGCGACTGCGGGGGCACTGGCTTGTACGGTGAATACATTAGAACATGGTGGACAGGTTGGGATGGTGGTTGAAATGTATAGAAATTGTGTGGGATTTTTTGAACTTATGGAGGAAACGATTGAATCTACGTTGGATGAAAGTGATGTGGAGGGAAGAAAAAATGGTGAAATGTTTGAAATGAATTTGAGTTTACAGCTCGGGAGAAGTTTCTCGGAGCTTAGAGATATTGGTCGGAAATCAAATGGAAGCGATGTTGATGAATTTGCTAGCAAGCTTTTCTAA
- the LOC136233280 gene encoding probable F-box protein At4g22030, with protein MSSLQTSSLLFPSTTLKSAISVPKIPSIRLPIIPKPQNSSNLVEKLKFNHGNGRTPPQKNETFINPKSPNSNQTLQLYAILEAVADRIEMHQNVAVQRDNWNKLLLNSTNMIILSATTMAGIASTSTGDSSHLALNLSSTLLFTAATGMLLIINKIQPSQLAEEQRNATRLFKQLYKRIETTLATLDHNNRSAVSVNAIMEKVLALDEAFPLPLLGKMINKFPSRFEAPIWWTKSETIREGNRNSNGNGWNEELQSEMREIARVIKGKDSEDYMKLGNIALKINKILAVSGPLLTGIAAAGSVFAGNGSWGGIVAATAGALACTVNTLEHGGQVGMVVEMYRNCAGFFELMEETIESTLEESDVERRENGEMFEMNLSLQLGRSLSELRDLGRKSNGNDVDEFASKLF; from the coding sequence ATGTCTTCTTTACAAACTTCATCTCTTCTCTTCCCATCAACAACACTAAAATCCGCCATTTCTGTTCCCAAAATTCCTTCAATTCGTCTCCCAATTATCCCCAAaccacaaaattcatcaaacttaGTCGAGAAACTCAAATTCAACCATGGAAATGGAAGAACACCCCCACAAAAGAATGAAACTTTCATCAATCCCAAATCTCCCAACTCAAATCAAACCCTCCAACTCTATGCTATTTTAGAAGCTGTAGCAGACAGAATAGAGATGCACCAAAACGTCGCCGTTCAACGAGATAACTGGAACAAACTCCTCTTAAACTCCACCAACATGATCATTCTATCCGCCACCACTATGGCCGGAATTGCATCAACTTCCACCGGAGATTCTTCTCATCTTGCTTTAAACCTATCTTCCACTCTTTTATTCACTGCTGCTACCGGAATGCTACTTATTATCAACAAAATCCAACCCTCCCAGCTCGCTGAAGAACAGCGAAACGCTACCAGATTGTTTAAACAGCTTTATAAACGAATCGAAACCACACTCGCGACTCTCGATCATAATAATCGGAGTGCGGTTAGTGTGAACGCAATAATGGAGAAAGTTTTAGCTTTGGATGAAGCTTTTCCACTTCCTTTATTAGGGAAAATGATTAACAAATTCCCTTCGAGATTCGAAGCTCCGATTTGGTGGACCAAATCGGAGACGATAAGAGAAGGAAACCGTAATAGTAATGGTAATGGATGGAATGAGGAATTACAGTCGGAGATGAGAGAAATTGCTCGAGTTATAAAAGGGAAAGATAGTGAAGATTATATGAAATTGGGGAATATtgcattgaaaattaataagattttgGCGGTTTCGGGACCGTTGTTGACTGGCATTGCGGCGGCGGGATCTGTGTTTGCGGGGAATGGGAGTTGGGGAGGGATAGTGGCAGCCACGGCGGGGGCATTGGCTTGTACGGTGAATACATTAGAACATGGTGGACAAGTTGGAATGGTGGTTGAAATGTATAGAAATTGTGCGGGATTTTTTGAACTTATGGAGGAAACGATTGAATCTACGTTGGAAGAAAGTGACGTGGAGAGAAGAGAGAATGGTGAAATGTTTGAAATGAATTTGAGTTTACAGCTTGGAAGAAGTTTGTCGGAGCTCAGAGATCTTGGTCGGAAATCAAATGGAAACGATGTTGATGAATTTGCTAGCAAGCTCTTCTAA